One Streptomyces sp. SAI-135 DNA segment encodes these proteins:
- a CDS encoding TetR/AcrR family transcriptional regulator, with amino-acid sequence MAGGRRQAPPREEVLAAAMEMIAERGLEKLTMAALGREVGMSSGHLLYYFRSKDELLLQTLEWSEGRLGAERARLLGRSAPARERLDAYVDLYVPDGHRDPHWTLWLEVWNRSQSAAADAAARERQAAIEGAWHRDLAALLTEGVSRGEFRPVDPDRFAARLRALLDGFSIHVAIGLRGTDRGMILGHVREFLGESLLADA; translated from the coding sequence ATGGCCGGTGGGCGCAGACAGGCCCCGCCCCGCGAGGAGGTCCTCGCCGCGGCCATGGAGATGATCGCCGAACGGGGCCTGGAGAAGCTCACCATGGCCGCGCTCGGCCGCGAGGTCGGCATGAGCAGCGGCCACCTCCTCTACTACTTCCGCTCCAAGGACGAACTGCTGCTCCAGACCCTGGAGTGGAGCGAGGGACGGCTCGGCGCCGAGCGCGCCCGGCTGCTCGGCCGCTCGGCGCCGGCCCGCGAGCGGCTCGACGCGTACGTCGATCTGTACGTCCCCGACGGCCACCGCGATCCGCACTGGACCCTCTGGCTGGAGGTCTGGAACCGCTCGCAGAGCGCTGCCGCCGACGCGGCGGCCCGTGAGCGCCAGGCCGCGATCGAGGGCGCCTGGCACCGTGACCTGGCCGCCCTGCTGACGGAAGGGGTGTCACGGGGGGAGTTCCGTCCCGTGGACCCGGACCGTTTCGCGGCCCGGCTGCGGGCCCTGCTGGACGGCTTCTCCATCCATGTGGCGATCGGGCTGCGGGGGACGGACCGGGGGATGATTCTCGGCCACGTGCGGGAGTTCCTCGGCGAGAGCCTCCTCGCGGACGCGTGA
- a CDS encoding glycoside hydrolase family 3 N-terminal domain-containing protein: MRRTALLVSAALLTSLLPLAVARAADDPAPVPVDRFEGEVPFANPPAGGIFTWGGDTDDPPTLALSKRDDAPEGDQVLSGTYDISGYGGFTHDFAFAEPAHDWSAHKGIRLWWEGQDNGRKIALELKDGGANGEASELWTTSFTDDFSGWKQIEIPFTDFVYRTDYQPVGGIDHVLGLTQMWGYALTLPVGAPGRFALDGVELYGKADQSLRASVLTDSAVYPVDEGGTATVKVTVATTGSAPIDEPVTVAYETAGGTASPSDYTALKGELTFPAGTASGTTRTVRVHTLKDKAAAEAAETVPLKLTVTGAKAPAETPQVVIDAHGLPYLNAKLPVRKRVADLLSRMSLAEKAGQMTQAERGAVGTGADITAEDLGSLLSGGGSTPTPNTAEAWARMIDSFQLRARATRFQIPLIYGVDAVHGHNNLVGATVMPHNIGIGATRDPRLAERTGAVTAAEVRATGVPWDFAPCLCVTRDERWGRSYESFGEDPALVESMETVVQGLQGPRDGRELKDDDKVLATAKHFLGDGGTAYGSSTTGSYTIDQGVTTVTRKQLDAVHLAPYRTAVDRGVGTVMPSYSSLDIVGDGLGPVKMHARADMINGVLKGRLGFDGFVISDWNGIDQIPGDYASDVRTSVNAGVDMVMAPYAYKDFRTALVAEVRAGRVSERRIDDAVSRILTQKFRLGLFEKPYADTSGAPGIGSAGHRAVAREAAAASQVLLKNSGGVLPLRTSQKVYVAGSNADDIGNQSGGWTVTWQGSSGDITPGTTILEAMRKNSAALTYSQDASAPTAGHDVGVVVVGETPYAEGVGDVGNGHDLELSAADRAAVDKVCAAMKCAVLIVSGRPQLVGGRLGDIDALVASWLPGTEGDGVADVLYGRRPFTGRLPVTWPRSEAQLPINVGDPTYDPQFPYGWGLTTRTAVPEGGPATLAALATAAGAAERAGAGDRGRALVDKARLIVQRKADGRITAAFAAPFADAEHLLLTGRYAEAVRKLAQAYRAI, translated from the coding sequence ATGCGAAGAACCGCCCTGCTCGTCTCCGCCGCCCTGCTCACCTCCCTGTTGCCCCTGGCCGTCGCCCGGGCCGCCGACGATCCCGCACCGGTCCCCGTCGACCGCTTCGAGGGCGAGGTGCCCTTCGCGAACCCGCCCGCGGGCGGCATCTTCACCTGGGGCGGCGACACCGACGACCCGCCGACTCTCGCGCTGAGCAAGCGGGACGACGCCCCGGAGGGGGACCAGGTCCTCTCCGGCACCTACGACATCAGCGGCTACGGCGGCTTCACGCACGACTTCGCCTTCGCCGAGCCCGCCCACGACTGGTCCGCCCACAAGGGCATCCGCCTCTGGTGGGAGGGACAGGACAACGGCAGGAAGATCGCCCTCGAACTCAAGGACGGCGGCGCCAACGGCGAGGCCTCCGAGCTGTGGACGACGTCCTTCACCGACGACTTCTCCGGCTGGAAGCAGATCGAGATCCCCTTCACGGACTTCGTGTACCGCACCGACTACCAGCCCGTCGGAGGCATCGACCACGTCCTCGGACTGACGCAGATGTGGGGGTACGCCCTCACCCTGCCCGTCGGCGCTCCCGGCCGGTTCGCCCTGGACGGCGTCGAGTTGTACGGAAAGGCCGACCAGTCGCTGCGCGCCTCGGTGCTCACCGACTCCGCCGTGTACCCGGTCGACGAGGGCGGCACGGCCACCGTGAAGGTCACCGTCGCCACCACCGGCTCCGCACCGATCGACGAGCCCGTCACCGTCGCCTACGAGACGGCCGGCGGCACCGCCTCCCCCTCCGACTACACCGCTCTCAAGGGCGAGTTGACCTTCCCGGCGGGCACCGCATCCGGCACCACCCGGACCGTCCGGGTCCACACCCTCAAGGACAAGGCGGCCGCCGAGGCCGCCGAGACCGTCCCCCTCAAGCTCACCGTGACCGGCGCCAAGGCGCCCGCCGAGACCCCGCAGGTCGTGATCGACGCGCACGGGCTGCCGTATCTGAACGCCAAGCTCCCGGTGCGCAAGCGGGTCGCGGACCTCCTCTCCCGCATGTCCCTCGCCGAGAAGGCCGGCCAGATGACGCAGGCCGAGCGCGGAGCCGTCGGCACCGGGGCCGACATCACCGCCGAGGACCTCGGTTCGCTGCTCTCCGGCGGCGGTTCGACCCCCACGCCGAACACCGCCGAGGCGTGGGCGAGGATGATCGACTCCTTCCAGCTCCGGGCACGGGCGACCCGCTTCCAGATCCCGCTCATCTACGGCGTCGACGCCGTGCACGGCCACAACAACCTGGTCGGCGCCACGGTCATGCCCCACAACATCGGCATCGGGGCGACCCGCGATCCCCGGCTCGCCGAGCGGACCGGAGCCGTGACCGCCGCCGAGGTCCGGGCCACCGGCGTCCCCTGGGACTTCGCGCCCTGTCTCTGCGTCACCCGTGACGAACGCTGGGGCCGCTCCTACGAGTCCTTCGGTGAGGACCCGGCCCTCGTCGAGTCCATGGAGACCGTCGTCCAGGGCCTCCAGGGCCCCCGCGACGGACGCGAGCTCAAGGACGACGACAAGGTCCTCGCCACCGCCAAGCACTTCCTCGGCGACGGCGGCACCGCGTACGGCTCCTCCACCACCGGCTCCTACACCATCGACCAGGGCGTCACCACGGTCACCCGCAAGCAGCTGGACGCGGTGCACCTCGCCCCCTACCGGACGGCCGTGGACCGGGGCGTCGGCACGGTCATGCCGTCGTACTCCTCGCTCGACATCGTCGGCGACGGCCTGGGCCCGGTGAAGATGCACGCCCGCGCCGACATGATCAACGGGGTCCTGAAGGGCAGGCTCGGCTTCGACGGTTTCGTCATCAGCGACTGGAACGGCATCGACCAGATCCCCGGCGACTACGCCTCGGACGTCCGCACCTCCGTCAACGCCGGTGTCGACATGGTCATGGCGCCGTACGCCTACAAGGACTTCCGCACCGCGCTCGTCGCGGAGGTGCGGGCCGGGCGCGTCAGTGAGCGGCGGATCGACGACGCCGTCTCCCGCATCCTCACGCAGAAGTTCCGGCTCGGGCTCTTCGAGAAGCCGTACGCCGACACGAGCGGTGCCCCGGGGATCGGCTCCGCGGGCCACCGGGCCGTGGCCCGCGAGGCGGCCGCCGCCTCGCAGGTGCTGCTGAAGAACTCCGGTGGCGTGCTCCCGCTGAGGACGTCGCAGAAGGTGTACGTCGCCGGATCGAACGCCGACGACATCGGCAACCAGAGCGGCGGCTGGACCGTCACCTGGCAGGGCTCCTCCGGCGACATCACCCCCGGCACGACGATCCTGGAGGCGATGCGGAAGAACTCCGCCGCGCTGACGTACTCCCAGGACGCCTCCGCCCCGACCGCCGGCCACGACGTCGGCGTGGTCGTCGTCGGCGAGACCCCGTACGCCGAGGGCGTCGGGGACGTCGGCAACGGCCATGACCTGGAGCTGTCCGCCGCCGACCGGGCCGCCGTCGACAAGGTGTGCGCGGCCATGAAGTGCGCGGTGCTGATCGTCTCCGGACGGCCGCAGCTCGTCGGCGGCCGGCTCGGCGACATCGACGCCCTGGTCGCCTCCTGGCTGCCGGGGACCGAGGGCGACGGCGTCGCGGACGTCCTGTACGGCAGGCGCCCCTTCACCGGCCGGCTGCCCGTCACCTGGCCGAGGTCCGAAGCCCAGCTGCCGATCAACGTGGGCGACCCGACGTACGACCCGCAGTTCCCGTACGGCTGGGGCCTGACCACCCGCACCGCGGTGCCGGAGGGCGGGCCGGCGACGCTCGCCGCGCTCGCGACCGCGGCCGGGGCGGCCGAGCGGGCCGGTGCCGGCGACAGGGGCCGCGCCCTCGTCGACAAGGCCCGGCTGATCGTCCAGCGGAAGGCGGACGGGCGGATCACGGCAGCCTTCGCCGCGCCCTTCGCCGACGCCGAGCACCTCCTTCTGACCGGGCGCTACGCAGAGGCGGTGCGGAAGCTGGCGCAGGCGTACCGGGCGATCTGA
- a CDS encoding glycosyltransferase 87 family protein — MTLTDGAATPPSRTARGVLTGVGHLGQGTPLAPAGRHRFPLARRAWAYWLGCAGFAVLLATTTGLGPHRVWGICAAVGYGTAALLSARDPRAGSRAGAWAALLGAVLVPLVVLVVAGAAQSEVGVVERSGELLLHTGSPYLPHPSHTVDYDPYLPGMALFGVPRALLGASPLADARVWFCLAFLGCMVLAGRRPAGSPGGPAPVRAVSLLAGFPAVALPLAVGGVDLPVVGLMCLGLALAGRGGSGTAAGVAMGAAAALKWTAWPLLPVGLVLLAVTASRRTALRAALVALSVAVAAVVPVALADPHAFVEHVVLFPLGEGGVRSPAASPLPGHLLAVHVPGGAALATGALVAAALGVTVSLLIRPPRTVRAAADRLAAGLGLAICLIPATRFGYLVLPLVLAGWFRCTAKTAGPAVARRVS, encoded by the coding sequence ATGACCCTCACGGACGGGGCGGCGACACCGCCCTCGCGCACGGCCCGAGGTGTCCTCACGGGGGTGGGACACCTCGGGCAGGGCACCCCGCTCGCGCCTGCCGGGCGGCACCGCTTCCCCCTCGCGCGCCGGGCCTGGGCCTACTGGCTCGGGTGCGCGGGATTCGCCGTGCTCCTGGCGACGACGACGGGACTCGGCCCGCACCGGGTCTGGGGCATCTGCGCGGCGGTCGGCTACGGCACGGCGGCGTTGCTCTCCGCCCGGGACCCGCGTGCCGGGAGCCGGGCCGGGGCGTGGGCCGCGCTGCTCGGCGCGGTGCTGGTGCCGCTGGTGGTCCTCGTCGTCGCGGGCGCGGCCCAGTCGGAGGTCGGTGTCGTCGAGCGTTCGGGCGAGCTGCTGCTGCACACGGGCAGCCCCTATCTGCCGCATCCCTCCCACACCGTGGACTACGACCCGTATCTGCCCGGCATGGCGCTCTTCGGTGTCCCGCGCGCTCTCCTCGGCGCCAGTCCGCTCGCCGACGCCCGCGTCTGGTTCTGCCTCGCCTTCCTGGGCTGCATGGTCCTCGCCGGGCGGCGACCGGCCGGGAGCCCGGGCGGTCCGGCGCCGGTGCGCGCGGTGTCGCTGCTCGCCGGTTTCCCCGCGGTGGCGCTGCCGCTGGCCGTCGGCGGGGTGGACCTGCCGGTGGTCGGGCTGATGTGCCTGGGGCTGGCGCTGGCGGGCCGGGGCGGCTCGGGAACGGCGGCCGGGGTGGCGATGGGCGCGGCGGCCGCGCTGAAGTGGACGGCGTGGCCGCTGCTGCCGGTGGGGCTGGTCCTGCTCGCGGTCACGGCGAGCCGCCGCACGGCGCTGCGGGCGGCTCTGGTCGCGCTGTCCGTGGCGGTCGCGGCCGTCGTGCCCGTCGCCCTGGCCGACCCGCACGCCTTCGTCGAGCACGTGGTGCTCTTCCCGCTCGGCGAGGGGGGTGTCCGCTCACCGGCGGCCAGTCCGCTGCCGGGCCATCTGCTGGCCGTGCACGTGCCGGGCGGTGCCGCTCTGGCGACGGGCGCGCTCGTGGCGGCGGCGCTGGGGGTGACGGTCTCGTTGCTGATACGGCCGCCCCGTACCGTCCGTGCGGCGGCGGACCGGCTGGCGGCCGGCCTGGGTCTCGCCATCTGCCTGATCCCGGCGACCCGCTTCGGTTACCTGGTGCTGCCGCTGGTCCTGGCGGGCTGGTTCCGGTGCACGGCGAAGACCGCCGGCCCTGCCGTTGCCCGCCGGGTGTCCTGA
- a CDS encoding urease subunit alpha yields MSRPGGHPAEARRLTPHEYAATHGPRAGDRLRLGDSGLVVRVEEDAQRYGDEFLAGFGKTARDGLHLKAAAVRETCDVVVSNVVVIDAVQGIRKVSIGIREGRICSIGRAGNPDTLDGVDVVVGTGTSIVSGEGLIATAGAVDTHVHLLSPRIMEASLASGVTTIIGQEFGPVWGVGVNSPWALGHAFGAFDAWPVNIGFLARGSSSAPAPLTEALAEGGASGFKVHEDMGAHTRALDTALRVAEEHDVQVALHSDGLNECLSVEDTLKVLEGRTIHAFHIEGCGGGHVPNVLKMAGVPNVIGSSTNPTLPFGRDAVAEHYGMIVSVHDLKTDLPGDAAMARDRIRAGTMGAEDVLHDLGAIGITSSDAQGMGRAGETVRRTFAMAGKMKAEFGAPEEHDNARVLRYIAKLTINPAIAHGLSHEVGSIEVGKLADLVLWRPEYFGAKPQLVLKSGFPAYGVVGDPGAATDTCEPLVLGPQFGAHGATPAEISVAFVARAALDQGNDRLPTRRRRVAVHGTRGIGPADLRLNSRTGAVDVDGRTGLVTLDGEPLSSAPADSVSLNRLYFL; encoded by the coding sequence GGGGCTGGTGGTCCGGGTCGAGGAGGACGCGCAGCGTTACGGCGACGAGTTCCTCGCCGGGTTCGGCAAGACCGCGCGGGACGGGCTGCACCTCAAGGCCGCCGCCGTGCGGGAGACCTGTGACGTCGTCGTCAGCAACGTCGTCGTGATCGACGCCGTGCAGGGCATCCGGAAGGTCTCCATCGGCATCCGCGAGGGGCGGATCTGCTCGATCGGCCGGGCCGGGAACCCCGACACCCTCGACGGGGTCGACGTCGTCGTCGGCACCGGCACCTCCATCGTGTCCGGCGAGGGCCTCATCGCCACCGCCGGGGCCGTCGACACCCATGTTCATCTGCTGTCGCCGCGGATCATGGAGGCCTCGCTGGCGTCCGGGGTCACCACGATCATCGGCCAGGAGTTCGGGCCGGTGTGGGGCGTCGGCGTCAACTCGCCCTGGGCGCTGGGGCACGCGTTCGGCGCCTTCGACGCCTGGCCGGTCAACATCGGCTTCCTGGCCCGGGGTTCGTCCTCCGCGCCGGCCCCCCTGACCGAGGCGCTGGCCGAGGGCGGGGCGAGCGGCTTCAAGGTGCACGAGGACATGGGCGCCCACACCCGCGCGCTGGACACCGCGCTGCGCGTCGCCGAGGAGCACGACGTCCAGGTCGCCCTGCACAGCGACGGGCTGAACGAGTGCCTGTCCGTCGAGGACACCCTGAAGGTGCTGGAGGGCCGCACGATCCACGCCTTCCACATCGAGGGCTGCGGCGGCGGGCACGTGCCGAACGTGCTGAAGATGGCCGGGGTCCCGAACGTCATCGGCTCCTCCACCAACCCCACCCTGCCCTTCGGCCGGGACGCCGTCGCAGAGCACTACGGCATGATCGTCTCCGTCCACGACCTCAAGACCGACCTGCCCGGCGACGCCGCCATGGCCCGCGACCGCATCCGCGCCGGGACCATGGGTGCCGAGGACGTGCTGCACGACCTGGGCGCGATCGGCATCACCTCCTCGGACGCGCAGGGCATGGGGCGGGCCGGGGAGACGGTCCGCCGTACCTTCGCGATGGCCGGGAAGATGAAGGCCGAGTTCGGGGCGCCCGAGGAGCACGACAACGCACGCGTGCTGCGCTACATCGCCAAGCTGACGATCAATCCGGCCATCGCGCACGGCCTCTCGCACGAGGTCGGCTCGATCGAGGTCGGCAAACTGGCCGACCTGGTGCTGTGGCGGCCGGAGTACTTCGGCGCCAAACCGCAGCTCGTCCTGAAGTCCGGTTTCCCTGCCTACGGCGTGGTCGGTGACCCCGGAGCGGCCACCGACACCTGCGAACCCCTGGTCCTCGGACCGCAGTTCGGGGCGCACGGCGCCACCCCCGCCGAGATCTCCGTCGCCTTCGTCGCCCGGGCCGCCCTCGACCAGGGCAACGACCGGCTGCCGACCCGCAGGAGAAGGGTCGCCGTGCACGGCACCCGCGGCATCGGACCGGCCGACCTGCGCCTCAACTCCCGTACCGGGGCGGTGGACGTGGACGGCCGCACCGGCCTGGTCACGCTGGACGGGGAGCCGCTGTCCTCCGCACCGGCCGACTCGGTCTCCCTCAACCGCCTCTACTTCCTCTAG
- a CDS encoding serine protease, which produces MKKLLTAVKRCLAVGAAALAIASLQPVSAAQAAPSPVVGGSRAAQGEFPFMVRLSMGCGGALYTQQIVLTAAHCVNGTGANTGITATAGVVDLQSSTGRVQVRSTYVYRAPGYNGDGKDWALIKLASPINLPTLKIATTTQYNTGTFTVAGWGAATEGGAQQRYLLKATVPFVSDATCRAYSGYSGLIANEEICAGYSSGGVDTCQGDSGGPMFRRDSANAWVQVGIVSWGIGCARPNAPGVYTEVSTFASAIASAAASL; this is translated from the coding sequence GTGAAGAAACTCCTCACTGCCGTCAAGAGATGTCTGGCGGTCGGAGCCGCCGCGCTCGCGATCGCCAGCCTCCAACCCGTGTCGGCCGCCCAGGCCGCGCCCTCGCCCGTCGTCGGCGGCAGCCGTGCCGCACAGGGCGAGTTCCCGTTCATGGTCCGGCTGTCCATGGGCTGCGGCGGGGCGCTCTACACCCAGCAGATCGTGCTCACCGCCGCGCACTGTGTGAACGGCACCGGGGCGAACACCGGCATCACCGCGACCGCGGGTGTCGTCGACCTCCAGTCCAGCACCGGGCGGGTGCAGGTGCGGTCCACGTACGTCTACCGGGCCCCCGGGTACAACGGGGACGGCAAGGACTGGGCCCTCATCAAGCTCGCCTCGCCGATCAACCTGCCCACGCTGAAGATCGCGACGACGACGCAGTACAACACCGGGACCTTCACGGTCGCCGGGTGGGGTGCGGCCACCGAGGGCGGGGCTCAGCAGCGGTACCTGCTGAAGGCCACCGTGCCGTTCGTGAGCGACGCGACCTGCCGGGCGTACAGCGGGTACAGCGGGCTCATCGCCAACGAGGAGATCTGTGCGGGGTACTCCTCGGGCGGGGTCGACACCTGCCAGGGGGACTCCGGTGGGCCGATGTTCCGGCGGGACTCGGCGAACGCGTGGGTGCAGGTGGGCATCGTGAGCTGGGGCATAGGGTGCGCGCGGCCCAACGCGCCCGGGGTGTACACCGAGGTGTCCACGTTCGCCTCGGCCATCGCTTCTGCGGCGGCGTCCCTGTGA
- a CDS encoding agmatine deiminase family protein gives MTYRMPPEWAPHERTWMAWPGPNPTFTDDEELAAARAAWASVARAVRRSEPVTMVHGPGQAASARALLGPDIELVERELDDAWMRDIGPTFVMDEQGRPAAVDWVFNGWGGQDWARWEHDAKIARQVADLAGVPVLSSPLVNEGGAIHVDGEGTVLLTDTVQLGAGRNPGWSREQVEAEIHARLGTTRAIWLPRGLTGDYGTYGTQGHVDIVAAFARPGVVVAHVQPDPAHPDHEVTEEVVGLLRSATDARGRRLEVVEVPAPTVLEADGHWVDYSYINHYLCNGQVVLCAFDDPRDELAAGIFRRLFPTRTVTPVDARTIFAGGGGIHCITQQQPRTWFEE, from the coding sequence ATGACCTACCGCATGCCGCCCGAGTGGGCCCCGCACGAACGCACCTGGATGGCCTGGCCCGGCCCCAACCCGACCTTCACCGACGACGAGGAACTGGCCGCGGCCCGCGCCGCCTGGGCGTCGGTGGCCCGCGCGGTGCGCCGTTCCGAGCCGGTGACGATGGTGCACGGCCCCGGCCAGGCCGCGTCCGCGCGCGCACTGCTCGGCCCGGACATCGAGTTGGTGGAGCGCGAGCTGGACGACGCGTGGATGCGGGACATCGGCCCCACGTTCGTCATGGACGAGCAGGGCCGACCGGCCGCCGTGGACTGGGTGTTCAACGGCTGGGGCGGCCAGGACTGGGCCCGCTGGGAGCACGACGCGAAGATCGCCCGCCAGGTCGCCGACCTCGCCGGGGTGCCGGTGCTGAGCAGTCCGCTGGTCAACGAGGGCGGCGCGATCCACGTCGACGGCGAGGGCACCGTCCTGCTCACCGACACCGTCCAGCTCGGCGCCGGCCGCAACCCCGGCTGGAGCCGGGAGCAGGTCGAGGCGGAGATCCACGCCAGACTCGGCACCACCCGGGCCATCTGGCTCCCGCGCGGCCTGACCGGCGACTACGGCACCTACGGCACCCAGGGCCACGTCGACATCGTCGCCGCCTTCGCCCGCCCCGGCGTGGTCGTGGCGCACGTCCAGCCGGACCCGGCGCACCCCGACCACGAGGTGACCGAAGAGGTCGTGGGTCTGCTGAGGTCGGCGACCGACGCCCGCGGCCGCCGGCTGGAGGTCGTCGAGGTACCCGCCCCCACCGTCCTGGAGGCCGACGGCCACTGGGTCGACTACTCCTACATCAACCACTACCTGTGCAACGGCCAGGTCGTGCTCTGCGCCTTCGACGACCCGCGCGACGAGCTCGCCGCGGGCATCTTCCGGCGGCTGTTCCCGACGCGCACGGTGACGCCGGTCGACGCCCGTACGATCTTCGCGGGCGGTGGCGGAATCCACTGCATCACCCAGCAGCAGCCGAGGACCTGGTTCGAGGAGTGA
- the cimA gene encoding citramalate synthase has protein sequence MTATSELDDQFHVFDTTLRDGAQREGINLTVADKLAIARHLDDFGVGFIEGGWPGANPRDTEFFARAREEIDFKHAQLVAFGATRRAGAKASEDPQVKALLDSGAEVITLVAKSHDRHVELALRTTLDENLEMVRDTVSFLREQGRRVFVDCEHFFDGYRANPEYAKAVVRAASEAGAAVVILCDTNGGMLPAQVQAVVATVLADTGARLGIHAQDDTGCAVANTLAAVDAGATHVQCTANGYGERVGNANLFPVVAALELKYGKKVLPDGRLREMTRISHAIAEVVNLTPSTHQPYVGVSAFAHKAGLHASAIKVDPDLYQHIDPEQVGNTMRMLVSDMAGRASIELKGKELGIDLGGDRALVGRVVERVKERELKGYTYEAADASFELLLRAEVQGKPLKYFAVESWRAIVEDRPDGSHANEATVKLFAKGERIVATAEGNGPVNALDRALRVALEKIYPQLAKLDLVDYKVRILEGVHGTQSTTRVLISTSDGSGEWSTVGVAENVIAASWQALEDAYTYGLLRAGVEPAE, from the coding sequence ATGACCGCAACCAGCGAGCTCGACGATCAGTTCCACGTCTTCGACACCACCCTGCGCGACGGCGCCCAGCGGGAGGGCATCAACCTCACCGTCGCGGACAAGCTGGCCATCGCACGGCACCTGGACGACTTCGGCGTGGGCTTCATCGAGGGCGGCTGGCCCGGCGCCAACCCGCGGGACACCGAGTTCTTCGCCCGCGCCCGCGAGGAGATCGACTTCAAGCACGCCCAGCTCGTCGCCTTCGGCGCGACCCGCCGGGCCGGGGCCAAGGCCTCCGAGGACCCGCAGGTCAAGGCCCTCCTCGACTCCGGTGCCGAGGTGATCACCCTGGTCGCCAAGTCGCATGACCGGCATGTCGAGCTGGCCCTGCGGACCACCCTGGACGAGAACCTGGAGATGGTCCGCGACACGGTCTCCTTCCTCAGGGAGCAGGGCCGCCGCGTCTTCGTCGACTGCGAGCACTTCTTCGACGGCTACCGCGCCAACCCGGAGTACGCCAAGGCCGTCGTACGGGCGGCCTCGGAGGCCGGCGCCGCGGTCGTCATCCTCTGCGACACCAACGGCGGCATGCTCCCCGCCCAGGTCCAGGCCGTCGTCGCCACCGTCCTCGCCGACACCGGCGCCCGTCTCGGCATCCACGCCCAGGACGACACGGGCTGCGCGGTCGCCAACACGCTGGCCGCCGTGGACGCGGGCGCGACCCACGTGCAGTGCACGGCGAACGGCTACGGCGAGCGGGTCGGCAACGCCAACCTGTTCCCGGTGGTCGCGGCCCTGGAGCTGAAGTACGGCAAGAAGGTCCTCCCCGACGGCAGGCTCCGCGAGATGACGAGGATCTCGCACGCCATCGCCGAGGTCGTCAACCTCACCCCCTCCACCCACCAGCCCTACGTCGGCGTCTCGGCCTTCGCCCACAAGGCAGGGCTGCACGCCTCGGCGATCAAGGTCGACCCCGACCTGTACCAGCACATCGACCCCGAGCAGGTCGGCAACACCATGCGGATGCTGGTCTCCGACATGGCGGGCCGCGCCTCGATCGAGCTCAAGGGCAAGGAACTCGGCATCGACCTCGGCGGCGACCGCGCGCTGGTCGGCCGGGTCGTCGAACGGGTCAAGGAGCGCGAGCTCAAGGGCTACACGTACGAGGCGGCGGACGCCTCCTTCGAACTCCTCCTGCGCGCCGAGGTCCAGGGCAAGCCCCTCAAGTACTTCGCCGTCGAGTCCTGGCGGGCGATCGTCGAGGACCGCCCCGACGGCTCCCACGCCAACGAGGCCACGGTGAAGCTCTTCGCCAAGGGCGAGCGCATCGTCGCCACGGCGGAGGGCAACGGCCCCGTCAACGCCCTGGACCGGGCCCTGCGTGTGGCGTTGGAGAAGATCTACCCCCAGCTCGCCAAGCTCGACCTCGTCGACTACAAGGTCCGCATCCTCGAAGGCGTCCACGGCACCCAGTCCACCACCCGCGTCCTGATCTCCACGTCCGACGGCTCGGGCGAGTGGTCGACGGTCGGCGTCGCCGAGAACGTGATCGCGGCCTCGTGGCAGGCCCTGGAGGACGCGTACACCTACGGCCTGCTGCGCGCGGGCGTCGAACCGGCCGAGTAG